Proteins from a genomic interval of Thamnophis elegans isolate rThaEle1 chromosome 2, rThaEle1.pri, whole genome shotgun sequence:
- the TMC6 gene encoding transmembrane channel-like protein 6 isoform X2 has protein sequence MSHMVTFTFQDFENGDPASQDPSPYDEGAVHDSFHQLIKEQSSLAEQELVEMQDLTNRSKENLVHPSALTGTWNPNAQLMEHPDFSSTTLRILANMPSRTIGRSRGAILSQYCNRTARRRRRSSRAPLQEVSRSARPSFRQLSLELDSSYREEDPKYILLVKELQNLPVHQRNHMLQMMPLSLAEKRRLRQDSSGHSGTLRKPKPTGHLSYCSWIKYHILIGFRNFWYNLLSFIPILQPWHYSLKEISGRFGSSILSYFLFLRTLLFFNLFMFLILLVFVVSMQAAFPSVIPNGVAFTGSDLLTGAGYFSHTVMYYGYYSNFTLNAPDASETNSTHYRQHTHSQMSYNMPLAYLFVTGSAFFGICFLLIYSVSHSFGESYRVGSASSNLAVKVFCSWDYKVIQKRSVQLQSENISTDLKECLAEQRLESCLSFSKKLQELVILLVAWTLSLSTVVGAAIGIHYFIEYVHQVLHEEFLKNNHAGKELLLLALPLVVSLINLLMPYFYNVLAAWEKQESPVLEVYIAISRNLILKMVILGLLSYHWLSWKVTSSEIQCWETFVGQELYRLMVMDLIFILLDVIFGELIWRIILEKKLQSKQRPEFDIARNVLDLIYGQTLTWLGVFFAPLLPVVQILKLLLLFYVKKSLGVNYP, from the exons ATGTCCCACATGGTGACTTTCACCTTTCAGGACTTTGAGAATGGAGACCCTGCCAG CCAAGACCCAAGTCCATATGATGAAGGGGCCGTGCATGATTCCTTCCACCAGCTAATTAAGGAGCAGAGCAGTTTGGCAGAGCAAGAGTTGGTGGAGATGCAAGATCTGACTAACAGGAGCAAAG aaAATCTGGTTCATCCCTCAGCTTTGACTGGAACTTGGAACCCAAATGCACAGCTGATGGAGCACCCTGATTTCTCTTCCACCACATTGCGCATCCTTGCCAATATGCCGAGCCGGACTATTG GGCGCAGCAGAGGAGCCATACTGTCCCAGTATTGCAACCGCACTGCCAGACGACGGCGTCGGAGCAGCCGTGCCCCTCTCCAGGAAGTATCCCGTTCTGCACGGCCTAGTTTTCGACAGCTGTCTCTAGAGTTGGATTCCAGCTACAGAGAAGAAGACC CCAAGTATATTTTGCTGGTCAAAGAACTCCAGAACCTGCCAGTACATCAACGCAATCACATGCTGCAAATGATGCCTCTAAGCTTGGCTGAGAAGCGCAGACTCAG ACAGGATTCAAGTGGGCATTCAGGCACCTTGAGGAAACCCAAGCCAACGGGTCATTTGTCTTACTGCAGCTGGATTAAATACCACATCCTAATA GGCTTCCGGAATTTTTGGTACAATCTGCTGTCCTTCATTCCTATTCTCCAGCCCTGGCATTATTCCCTCAAGGAGATCAGTGGCCGCTTTGGCTCTAGCATCCTCTCCTATTTCCTATTCCTCAGGACGTTGCTCTTCTTCAATCTCTTTATGTTCCTGATCCTGCTGGTCTTTGTAGTTAGCATGCAGGCTGCTTTCCCTTCTGTCATACCCAACGGTGTGGCTTTCACAGGATCTGATCTCTTAACTGGAGCA GGCTACTTCAGTCACACAGTGATGTATTATGGCTACTACAGTAATTTCACACTGAATGCCCCTGATGCTTCTGAGACTAATAGCACCCATTACAGGCAACACACTCATAGCCAGATGTCCTACAATATGCCTCTGGCTTACCTCTTTGTTACTGGAAGCGCCTTCTTTGGGATCTGCTTTCTCTTGATCTACAG TGTGTCTCACTCCTTTGGGGAGAGTTACCGTGTAGGCAGTGCATCAAGTAACCTGGCAGTCAAAGTCTTCTGTTCCTGGGATTACAAAGTGATTCAGAAACGCTCGGTCCAACTCCAAAGTGAGAACATTAGCACAGATCTGAAG GAGTGTCTGGCTGAGCAGAGGCTGGAATCCTGTTTAAGCTTTTCTAAAAAACTTCAGGAACTCGTAATCTTGCTGGTGGCCTGGACTCTGTCGCTGAGCACTGTTGTAGGCGCTGCCATTGGTATACACTACTTTATTGAATATGTACACCAG GTTCTGCATGAGGAGTTTTTGAAAAACAATCATGCTGGGAAAGAGTTGTTGCTCCTGGCCCTTCCTCTGGTTGTGTCACTCATTAACTTGCTTATGCCGTATTTTTACAACGTCCTGGCTGCATGGGAGAAACAGGAATCTCCAGTCCTGGAGGTGTACATTGCCATTAGcag GAATTTAATTCTCAAGATGGTCATCTTGGGCCTCCTGTCCTACCATTGGCTGAGTTGGAAAGTGACATCTTCAGAGATTCAG TGCTGGGAAACCTTTGTGGGGCAGGAGCTCTACCGTTTGATGGTGATGGATTTGATTTTCATTCTCCTGGACGTCATCTTTGGAGAGCTGATATGGAG GATCATATTGGAGAAGAAGTTACAAAGTAAACAGAGGCCTGAATTTGACATTGCTAGAAAtgtgctagatctgatttatGGACAAACCCTAACTTG gTTGGGAGTCTTCTTTGCCCCACTTCTTCCTGTGGTCCAAATCCTCAAGTTGCTGCTGTTGTTCTATGTTAAGAAG